Below is a window of Lycium ferocissimum isolate CSIRO_LF1 unplaced genomic scaffold, AGI_CSIRO_Lferr_CH_V1 ctg11685, whole genome shotgun sequence DNA.
aaTTAGACCAATTAGTTTAAtggtttcttatttttaaagtgTCCAAACTAATGGACATCTTTTTGAATTGGGCTATTCATGGGATTTCGCAGTCTCACCCGcccatatacatgatatacacatgAATATACGTATATCTcaatatatcatgtatatagaTAGGCCCCttctattttttctattttttattggCCGAGAGacttaataataaaaatagacCCTACCAAACAAAGATAATAGATATGCCCTCCACTTCATACAAATGGACCCCTAAGGGGTCATTTGTATTTTGCTAAGGTTTCTTCGTGAAGCCCTAGCCGCCAAAGGGCGATGCCCCTCTCTCCTACGTCATCGTCGCCATTTGTGGTAAACTTTCAGGCGGCTGTGTTCTTTTCAATCTTGGTGTGGCTAGAACGAGTAAAGCCTTAATTGCTTCCACTCATTTTCGCCTAACACCGCCCCAAACACGGTATTACCTCTCCATGCCTTCACCTTTTACATGCTTTAACGGTAACTGATGTGCCGTGAATTATGGCACATTTAATGCTTTTtgactctaagttttacttgttttcaaataagtttgtgttagtttgatgcgttttgtgtgttgtgcaggtatttcaaatttagaatgCTCGACAAGCGAAAAACGAGGAAAATAAGTGATCTGTTCTGATATGCATTAAGGACGGATCGTTAACATGCTCGACAGTCCATCGAGTTGCCTCATCGATCAACTTCCTATAGAATGAAAAAGTCATCAGACCATCAACCtcatagtaacttttatgccttaacccaCGTAAAAGCAAATCGTAACACTCTGTTTCCCCTGAGTAGAAGCACCCACTTCCTCGCCCaccatcccccccccccttaactGTTTTCAGGTTTAGTGGCAACAACATTTTCTACACTGTCCTTTGTTGCATCACCCGTTGCCACACTCTTATCCAAAACCCCAGAAATATCCAAATTTGCAAGAGAAGTTGGATTACCTGAATCTGGAGGAATTTCCCTCAAATCCCCCTTTTCAATTTCATCCTCTGTTTCCACTCCTTGACTCATTGCTTCCATACCATCGTCATTTTCAGTAGTGTTTACAGATGTTTCAAGATTGTGAGAGGTTGGCATAATAGGAGTGCTTTCTTCTGAATTGGGTTTCTCAGAGGATGTGGAGGTAGGAACAAACTTCTTTGGGATTTGTTTTTTACGAGTCCTAGAGAGACCAGCAGGTTTTGGAGAAGACGTTGTAGGGTTTGGTTCTTTGGGAGGGGAAACTGTTGGAGATGGTGAACTCGTTT
It encodes the following:
- the LOC132041792 gene encoding uncharacterized protein LOC132041792; translation: MSNNEVLPPSVSKINPSSPKQHTLTNPQTSSPSPTVSPPKEPNPTTSSPKPAGLSRTRKKQIPKKFVPTSTSSEKPNSEESTPIMPTSHNLETSVNTTENDDGMEAMSQGVETEDEIEKGDLREIPPDSGNPTSLANLDISGVLDKSVATGDATKDSVENVVATKPENS